In Porphyrobacter sp. LM 6, one DNA window encodes the following:
- the rplI gene encoding 50S ribosomal protein L9: MDIILLERIEKLGSIGDVVTVKDGYARNFLLPQKKALRANEANKKVFEANRDRLVAENAARRSDAEAQGAKVAGAEVVLIRAASNAGQLYGSVSVRDIVAGLAEQGHSVDKRMVILGAPIKTIGMHDVTVALHPEVRVTVKANVARSDDEAKLQSEGVDVLAAMFEDEQRAIEEQADATRIDTSLEPGEIPAELLEGGEDA; the protein is encoded by the coding sequence ATGGATATCATTCTCCTTGAGCGCATCGAAAAGCTCGGCTCGATCGGTGACGTTGTCACCGTGAAGGACGGCTATGCGCGCAACTTCCTGCTGCCGCAGAAGAAGGCTCTCCGCGCCAACGAAGCCAACAAGAAGGTCTTCGAAGCCAACCGCGACCGTCTGGTGGCCGAAAATGCCGCACGTCGTTCCGATGCTGAAGCACAGGGTGCGAAGGTTGCCGGTGCCGAAGTGGTGCTGATCCGCGCTGCCTCGAACGCCGGCCAGCTCTATGGTTCGGTGAGCGTGCGTGACATCGTCGCCGGTCTGGCCGAACAGGGCCACTCGGTCGACAAGCGCATGGTCATCCTCGGCGCGCCGATCAAGACCATCGGCATGCATGACGTGACCGTTGCCCTGCACCCCGAAGTGCGCGTGACCGTGAAGGCCAACGTTGCCCGTTCGGACGACGAAGCCAAGCTGCAGAGCGAAGGCGTCGACGTGCTTGCGGCGATGTTCGAAGACGAACAGCGCGCGATCGAGGAACAGGCCGATGCGACCCGCATCGACACCAGCCTCGAGCCGGGTGAAATCCCCGCCGAACTGCTCGAAGGCGGCGAGGACGCGTAA
- the rpsF gene encoding 30S ribosomal protein S6, which yields MALYEHVFLARQDLSQAQVDALAAQATEIVEAGNGKVTKTETWGLKSLAYKIERNRKAHFVLLNIDAPGSVVAELERQTRINEDVIRYMTIRVEEHEEGPSVMMRKNERERKRRETREERD from the coding sequence ATGGCGCTCTACGAGCACGTCTTTCTTGCGCGTCAGGATCTGAGCCAGGCTCAGGTTGACGCGCTGGCAGCGCAAGCTACCGAAATCGTCGAGGCCGGCAACGGCAAGGTCACCAAGACCGAAACCTGGGGCCTCAAGTCGCTCGCCTACAAGATCGAGCGTAACCGCAAGGCGCACTTCGTGCTGCTCAACATCGATGCCCCCGGCTCGGTTGTTGCCGAGCTCGAGCGTCAGACCCGTATCAACGAAGACGTCATTCGCTACATGACCATCCGCGTGGAAGAGCACGAGGAAGGCCCGTCGGTGATGATGCGCAAGAACGAACGCGAACGTAAGCGTCGCGAAACCCGTGAGGAGCGCGACTGA
- the rpsR gene encoding 30S ribosomal protein S18 produces MARPFFRRRKSCPFAAKDAPKIDYKDVRLLQGFMSERGKIVPSRITAVSAKKQRELAQAIKRARQIGLLPFIVK; encoded by the coding sequence ATGGCCCGCCCGTTTTTCCGCCGCCGCAAGTCCTGCCCGTTCGCGGCCAAGGACGCCCCGAAGATCGATTACAAGGACGTGCGCCTGCTGCAGGGCTTCATGTCCGAGCGTGGCAAGATCGTGCCTTCGCGCATCACCGCCGTTTCGGCGAAGAAGCAGCGTGAACTGGCCCAGGCGATCAAGCGCGCGCGCCAGATCGGTCTGCTGCCCTTCATCGTGAAGTAA